Proteins encoded in a region of the Anopheles ziemanni chromosome 2, idAnoZiCoDA_A2_x.2, whole genome shotgun sequence genome:
- the LOC131285676 gene encoding uncharacterized protein LOC131285676, whose product MEASLEGKATVTTLRQTVTVVIRNVDEVATREEIRDALEEQQRVNISASAVRLGAVHRGLRKAFIRVAATEATTLLEKRLRIGWTSCTIAEDTEPKKCFRCFYSGHIQRHCEGPDRSGLCMICGNEGHKAAQCSSERRCLDCGAESGSDHVTGHVRCPKRSSFNKKRV is encoded by the coding sequence ATGGAAGCTTCGCTTGAGGGAAAGGCGACTGTAACCACCCTTAGACAAACCGTCACGGTCGTAATCCGCAACGTAGACGAGGTGGCAACGCGTGAGGAGATCCGCGATGCACTCGAGGAGCAACAGCGCGTCAACATCAGCGCGTCGGCGGTTCGTTTGGGAGCGGTACACCGGGGTCTTCGCAAGGCGTTTATCCGGGTGGCAGCAACCGAGGCGACCACCTTACTAGAGAAAAGGCTGCGTATCGGATGGACTTCCTGCACGATAGCAGAGGACACCGAGCCCAAGAAGTGTTTTAGATGCTTCTACAGTGGACACATCCAACGTCACTGCGAAGGACCGGACCGGTCGGGTCTTTGCATGATCTGTGGCAACGAGGGTCACAAAGCAGCCCAGTGCTCGAGCGAGCGTCGCTGCTTGGATTGCGGGGCCGAGTCGGGATCGGATCATGTTACCGGCCACGTTCGATGCCCTAAGCGCTCCAGTTTCAACAAAAAACGAGTATGA